The following nucleotide sequence is from Firmicutes bacterium ASF500.
TTTCGGAATTACGATAATCTGCTCCTTGTGGGCGGCGGCAGTCACCGGACGGGCAAGGAGGGCGGCGGCTGGCGGGAACTGGAGCGCTTCGCCCAAAAGCACTACCCCGACGCCCAGGAGACGGCCCGCTGGGCCACTCAGGACTGCATGACTCTGGACGGCGTGCCCTATATCGGGCTCTACTCCAGGGGCACAGACGGCCTCTACACGGTCACAGGCTTCAACAAGTGGGGAATGACCTCCTCTATGGCGGCGGCGTCGGTTTTGACCGACCTGGTGTTGGGACAAAAAAATCCCTATGCAGAGCTGTTCTCCCCCTCCCGGACCATGCTCCGCCCCCAGCTGGCGGCAAACGCCCTGGAGTCCGCCCTGGGTCTGCTCACCCCCACCACACCCCGCTGTCCCCACATGGGCTGCGCCTTGAAGTACAACGCCGCCGAGCATAGCTGGGACTGTCCCTGCCACGGCTCCCGCTTCGGGGAGGATGGGGCCCTCATCGACAACCCGGCCACCGACGACAAACGGTGATCCCGATGCCAGACGGATACAATCCGCCTGGCATTTTTTCTCACCTCTGACATATCCATGGACTGAGGTGAGAAAAATGGAACACGCACAGCGAGAACTGGTCCGCGTCCTTCTGGAGACAGTCTACACCCGAGGCCTTTTGTCGAAAAACGCCTATTTGAACGCGGTGGATTTGGTTTATTCCGTGGCGGATATTCCCCCGTTTTTCTGGTATCCTGTATGCTTGGCAGAGGAGGCGAGCGGACTTGAATGTGCTCCAGGTACGCCGTGAACTGCGCAATGGAAAGACCATCTTCGACCTGCCCCTGCGGGTGACCTTCTACGCCAGAGTTTCCACCGACAAGGACGAGCAGATCAACAGCCTGGAAAACCAGGTGCAGTATTACACCGAGCTGATTCAATCAAAACCCAGTTGGGTCTTTGTGCCGGGGTACATCGACGAGGGCATTTCCGGCGCCAGCACCAAAAAGCGGGACAGCTTCCTGCGGATGATAAAGGACGCCAAAGGGGGGCGGTTCGACTTCATCATCACCAAGGAGATCTCCCGCTTTTCCCGCTCCACCCTGGACAGCATCAAATACACCCAGGAGCTGCTGGAACACGACGTGGGGGTGCTGTTCCAGAACGACAACATCAACACCCTGGACAGCGACAGCGAGTTCCGCCTGGTGGTCATGGCCGGGGTGGCTCAGGACGAGGTTCGCAAGCTGTCTGAGCGGCTGAAATTCGGCTTCCGGCAGGCCATCAAGAACGGCCATGTGCTGGGTAACGACAAGCTGTGGGGGTACGACAAAAAGGACTGCGTCCTCACCATCAATGAGGAGGAGGCCCAGGTGGTGCGGCGGATCTTCGACCTCTACGCCAACCAGCAGATGGGCATCCGGCGCATTTCTCAGACGCTGCTGGACGAGGGCTTTACCAGCCGAAAGGGCAACGCTTTCAACGTGCTGACCATCCGGCACATCCTCCGCAACCCCAAGTACAAGGGCTGGTACTGCGCCAACAAGTCCCAGACGGTGGACTACCGGAGCAAGCGGAAAATCTTTCTGGACGAGAGCGAGTGGGTGATGTACCCCGACCCGTCCGTTCCCGCTATCGTGTCCGAGGAGCTGTGGGACCGGGCCAACGCCCTGTATAAGCGGCGCAGCCAGCAGATGATGTCCCACCAGAGCGGGGCGGAGTTCCACAACCGCTACCCCTACAGTGGAAAAATCGTCTGCGAGGAGCACGGCGTCAGCTTCCACCGGCAGGTATTGAAAAGCGCCAAGGGGGACAGGGAGGCCTGGCAGTGCCGGGAGTACCGGAACCGGGGCCGGGCGGCCTGCTCCGCCCCCCAGCTCTACACCGCCGAGCTGGACCGGATTATGGCCGGCATTTTTGACCAGATGGTCCAGAACAAGCAGGCTGTCATTGACGCGGTGGTAACCATTCTCCAGTCCGTCCCCGATGAGCACGACTACGGACAGGACCTTCGGCGCATTGAGGAGGACCTGTCCGCTCTCCAGGCAAAAAAAGACCGCCTGTTGGAGATGAACATTGAAGGCGTAATCTCTACGGCGGAGTTCAAACAGCGTAACGATGGATTCAACAATCAGGCCAAAGCCCTGGAGGAGAGGCGGACTGTACTCCAAGCGGAAGCGGAAAAGGGTTTGGGAACAGCCGCGCGTCTGGACGAAATACGCGATGCGCTGGAGGAGGAGCTAGCCTTCCGAAACGGAGTCAATTCCGCTCTGGTCACCACGATTTTAGACAAAATCGTGGTCAAAAAATGCAGCACGAAGGAGGTACTGCATCTGGACGTCTACTTAAAATCTGGCGGCCCCTGGAGGGCCGTTTTTGACCGGGAAAATTCCTCCTTCCGCTGTAACCCTTCTTCACAATGTGCGCCACCAGGCGCAGGTTGTGTTCCACAAGGATGTTTCGGGCCTCCAAATCTCCTTGGGCACAGCGCTCCAGGCACTCCTTTTCCTCCGCGGCCTTGAGGGGGCGTGGGAAGGAGCCTCCGCCGCCGGACAGGCGGAGGGTGAAGAACAGGCCGTTCATCATCAGGTAAATGACTGGCGACAACAATATAAACACCTCCGCCCTACCCTATTCCCTTCTGGCACGTCCCTATGCGAAAAAGCTCGGAGGTCTGGCAGCTTTTGCCAGACCTCCGTCTTTTAAACCTTGACCTTGACCACGCACTTGCGGCAGGGGGCGGGCTTTCCGTCCAAAGCGATGCCGGGGGCGTGGGCGTCCCCGGGCCAGAGGACTGTGAAGCGGTCTCCGGCCAGCAGGAGCCGGCTCAGGGGGCCGTTGTAAAACCAGATATCCCCCTCGGGGCGGGCCTCCACCTCCCGGTCCATCTCCTCCAGAGGGCCGACGCCCATCAGCTCCCCGCCGGAGATCAGGAACTGGATGTCGATATATTTTTTGTGGGCCTCGGGGGTGTCGTTGACCGGCTTGGTGTCGTAGCTCTGGAGCATGAAAAACAGGTCGCCGCCGTCCACCTCATAGCGGCCGTCCTCCATGCGGGAGAAATCCGTGTCCCGCAGCAGCTCCAGACCCTTCATCACCCCGGGGTGAATCCCCCGGTAGGACTCCAGGTGCGCCAGTGTATCATAGATCATGCTGTTATCCTCCTGTTCCCGGGGAGGGCCCCTCCCCGCTCTTTCCCCCAGTATAGCCCAGGAGGGCGGGGGATGGCAAGGGCAAATTGCGTTACCGCCCGCAGTGGGTGTTGCGCCACTCCCCCGCCGAGCTCCCCTCCAGCTTTTTGAACACCCGGGAGAAATGGGCGGTGTCGGCGTAGCCCACCCGCTCGGCCACCTTGCTGATCCGCAGGGAGGGGTCCTCCATCAGGTCCTTGGCCCGCTGCACCCGCTCCGCGTTGAGCAGGTCGTAGAAGGACTGGCCCAGGTGCTTATTGAGCAGCTTGGACAGGTGCCACTGGCTGACATAGCAGTGACCGGCCACATCCTGGAGGGACAGGTGCTGGGCGTAGTGCTCCCCGATGTAGGCCTGGGCCTGACGGACCAGGAAGCTGTTGGGGTCCTCCTCCCCCGGCTGGGGCTGGGGCTCCTCCTCGGGGGGCAGGCGGTCCAGGACGCCGGTCATGTAGTCCAGGGCCTCGTTCAGCTCGTCCATCTTGGAGGGCTTGAGGAGAAAGCGGGACACGCCCAGACGGATGGCCCGCTGGGCATATTCAAAGTCCCGATAGCCGGTGAGCACGGCGATCTGCATACGGGGAAACTCCCCCTTCAGACCGGCCAGCATGGTCAGGCCGTCCTCTCCGGGCATTTTGATGTCGGTAAACAGGATATCCGGCCTGTGCCGCCGGATGGCCTGGGCTCCCGAGGCGGCGTCCTGGGCCAGCGCCGCCACCTGACAGCCGTGGGCCTCCCAGTCCACCACCTTTTGCAGGCCCTCTGTGATGATGGCCTCGTCGTCTATAAGAACGACCTTATACACAGCAGTCCACCTCCCGGCCTGATCTCGTTCCAAATAGGGGCGGATCATACTCCGCCATGCACATTATACCTGACGCGATGTGTCCGCGCAACCCCTACCCCTTGATGGCCCCGGCGGTCAGTCCCTTGATGATGTGCTTTTGCAGGGCGACATAGACAACGAGCACCGGCACCACGATGAGCACTACCGAGGCGGCCATCAGGCCGTAGTCCACCCCCGCCTGGGAGCTGATCTCGTTGAGCAGCAGGGTGATGGTCTTCTCCCGGGGGGTTCGGAGGAAGAAATTCTGGGTGAACAGGTCGTTATAGCTCCACAGGAAGGAGAAGATAGCCACCGTGGCAAAGGAGGACTTGGCCGCCGGCATGATGATGTGGAAATACACCTGGAACACGCTGCATCCGTCCATATAGGCGCTCTCCTCCAGCTCCATGGGCACCGACTCGATAAAGCCCATGAGCACGATGATGGCGAAGCACAGGTTGCCGGCAATCTGGGGCAGGATGACCGCCGCCAGACTGAGCCACCGGCTGCCGCTGCTGGCGATCCCCCAGGCGGCCTCCATGCGGAACACGGGGATGATAGTGGAGAACACGGGGAACATCATGCCCGCCATGATAAGGCTGTAGCACACCCCCCGCAGCTTGAAGCGGAAGCGGACCAGCCCGTAGGCGGCAAAGCCGGCGATGAGCACCACCGCGATGGTGACGGCAATAGAGACGATCAGGCTGTTCATGTAGGCGCTGCCGAAGTCGAACCGCTCCATGGCCTTGCCGTAGTTCCCCATGGTAAAGCCGTTCCCCGGCAGAGGGATGGAGAAGGAGTCCTTGCGGATGAGGCCCCGCTCCCGGAAGGAGTTGAGAATGACCCAGACGAAGGGGTACAGGGTGGTCAGGGCCCAGAAGGTAAGGACCGCATAGGTACCCGCCTTGGCGGGCGAAAGCTTTTTCATGTCGGTCCTCCCTCTCAAATGTCGTTCCGGGGCTTAAAGACCCGGTTGGCGATGTTGGAGAACAGCACACCCAGCACCACGATCAATATGGCAATGGCGGAGCCGTAGTCCACGTTCCCCCGATTGAAGGTCTGGTCATACATATAGGTGCCGGTGAGCCAGCCCTGGTCCTGGGGCATCCCCGCCCCGAACATGACCCAGGGCAGGTCAAAGACCTTCAGCGATCCGGTAATTGCCAGCACCAGGCAGGTACACAGCACGTTGCGCAGCAGGGGCAGGGTGACGTACCGCACCCGGCTCAGCCCGGTACAGCCGTCCAGGGCGGCGGCCTCGTAGAGGTCCTGGGAGATGTTATTCAGTCCGGTGACCAGAATGACAAAGTAGAAGCCCACATACTGCCACATCACCGGGGCGAACATGGTGAACAGGAAGTGGTCCGGGTCCTTCCAGTCGATGTTCTCCGCCGTGATTCCCAGGTTCATCAGCAGCTGGTTGAGCATTCCGCCGTTGTAGAGGAAAATCAGGTTGAACATCAGGCCCAGGGCGGTGGCGGAGATGACGATGGGGAAGAAATACAGCGTCCGGAACAGCTGGGCCCCCACCCGGATGGAGTCCACCAGCAGGGCCAGAATGAGGGCGATGCCCACCTGAAAGACCACAGTGCAGATGGTAAGCAGTACCGTGTTGCCCAGGGCGGTGCGCAGCTTGGGGTCGGTGAACAGGGCGGTATAGTTGGCGTACCAGGGGCTGTTCAGGCCCTGGGCCGGGGCCCCCAGGCCGGTGATATCAGAAAAGCTGTTGATGATGTTCTGGACAAAGGGGTAGTACAGAAACAGGATCAGGAAGACAAACGCCGGGAGCAGAAAGGCGATCAGCGGGGCTTTTTTTCGGTACAGCGTGGGGCCCATACGATTCTCACTCCTTTATAGAGAAGGCCCCGCCCAAGGCGGGGCCTTTCCGGCCACATTCAGTTGAGGGCCAGGGCGGAGGTAACGGCGTCCTCTGCGGACATCTTGCCGGTGACCACGTTCTGCACGTTGGCGAACAGGTCGGTCCGGCTCTCGCTGGTGATGGTGTCCTGCACGGGGCCGATCACGCCGGTGATGTTGGCGTTGGCGTCGGCCGCCGCCTGCTGGAGGGGATTCAGGCCGGAGGGGGAGGCGCCGTTCTTCAGGGCGGTGACCTCGGTGGTGACGAAGGTGCTCATCACGTCGTCAGAGGTCATGTGCTTGACAAACTCTACGGCGGCCGCCTGCTTGGCGGGGTCATCCCAGGCCTTCTTGGTGATGAAGTAGCCCATGGAGATGCCGCCGATGGCCTCGCTGGCCTTCCGCTCCCCCTTGGCGGGGACGTAGGAGATGGCGTAGTCGCTGAGCTGATCGCCGTAGTTGTCCACGAAGTAGTTGATCTTCCAGGAGCCGTCAATGAGGAAGGCGGCCTCGCCCTCGGCAAAGAGCTGAACGGTCTCGGCGTCGGTGGCGGTGAGGGTGTTCACGGGGAAGTAGCCCTTCTCATACAGGTCTTTGATGTCGTTCAGGCCGGCGGCCCACTTCTGGCCCACAGCGTCGGTGGCGGAGCCGGGGATGTCCAGCTGCTCGCCCAGGGTGCCGTTGTTCATAATGCAGAACTCGAACCAGTAATGGGGGACCTCAAACAGGGAGCAGGCGATGGGGGCGTAGCCCTTGGCCTTGATGGTCTCACAGTCGGCCAGGAACTGGTCCCAGGTGTAGTCGGGGCCGGGGACGGCCACGCCGCAGTCGGACAGCACCTTGGTGTTGACGAACATGTTCTCCCAGAAGCCGGAGGAGGGAACCGCGTAGTTTTTGCCGTCAGAGGCCACCGCCAGCATGGAGTCCCGCATGTTGTCGGCGTAGTCGGGATAAGTAGCCCGGATGGTGGCGATGTCTACCACCTTGCCCGCCTGGATGATGGGCTCAGCGTCGCTGCTGGTGAAGAAAAAGAGGACGTCGGGTTCGGTGCCGGTCTGGAAGTCGGTGAGCACCTTGGCTTTCCACTCCTCGTTGGAGGTGCCGGAGGCGTCCATAATCTTGTTGCCGGTGGCGGCCTCGTAGGAGGCGACCGCGTTCTCATAGTTGCTCCGGTTGCCGTCGTCGCCGCCGTAGGAGGTGACAACGGTCAGTTCCACACCGGCGGCGGGCTTGGCACCGGCATTGCTCTTGTCGCCGCCGGTGGCGGGGGGATTGCCGCCGGGCTTGGAGCCGCAGCCGGCCAGCAGGCCCAGGGTCAGGGCGCTGGCAAGGGCCAAAGCAAGAAGTCTGTTCTTTTTCATGATAAAACCTCCATATTTTATTGGTCGATACGCTCTCCCTTTGTGCACTCTAATCATACACCCTTTGGAGGCAAGAACAAATAACCAAACTTGCTATTTGTTGTCCGTTGTTGTTTGGTGTAAACAACCAAGATCATGTCCGGGCCCCCACGGTGAGCCGGGCAATCACCTGGGTCCCCTCCCCCCTGGTGATGGTCAGGCCGCAGTCCGGGCCGTAGAAGATGCGTAGGCGCTGGTTCACGGTGGCGATGCCGATATTGCCCGAGGGCTCGTTCTGCGTATCGTAGTCCGGGGAGAGGAGGCAGGCAATATGCCGCTCGTCCTCCTCCGACAGACCGCCGTTGTTCTCAATCTCCAAAATCAGCCGCTCCCCCTGGCGGAGGCCCCGCAGGGATACATGTCCCTGTCCGCTGGGGCCGATGCCGTGCTCCACCGCGTTCTCAATCACCGGCTGGAGGATCAGCCGGGGAACCAGGCAGTCCATCAGCTCGTTGGGCAGGTCCACGTCCACCGTCAGCCGCTTGCCGTACCGCTCCTTGACGATGTAGAGGTAGGCGTTGACATAGGTCATCTCCTCCGCCAGCCGGACCTGGGGACTGCCCCTCCTGTCCAGGGCGGCGTCCAGCACGGTGGACAGGGCCTCGATCATCTTGGAGGCCTTCACATCCCCGCTCATCCGGGCCTGCCAGTTGATGATCTCCAAGGTGTTGTTGAGGAAATGGGGGGTAATGTGGGCCTGGAGGGCCTTGATCTGGGCATCCCGCCGGGCTAGCTCCTCCTGATAGAGGCGGTCGAACTGGCGGCGCAGCTGGCCGGACATTTGGTTGAAGGAGTCGGTGAGGTACTGAAACTCCCGGCTCCCCGTCCCGGTCTCGATCTGACAGCCCAGCTCCCCCTGCCGGATCCGGCCCGCCCCCTCCATCAGCACCTGGATGGGCTGGGATATCTTTTGCCGGAAAAAGCGAAAGGTGAAGGCCAGCAGGAGCAGGAGGGACAGCCCCATGGCGGGCAGCAGCCACCGGTAGCTCTCCGCCCCGGTGAGCAGGGCGGCGTAGTCCACCGAGGCTGTCCCCCGCAGGATGTAATCCCGGCTCTGGATGGTGTGCTCCAGGGCACGCCCCCCGGGCTGGGGCGGGGCGGTCCCCTTCAGGGTGAGGACCACCTCCGGCTCCAGGGACACCGACACCGCCGAAGCCCAGGGCAGAAGAGCCAGGTCCCCGAAAAAGTAGTCCGGGTCCATGGCCAGGGCCAGCACCCCGATGGGACGGTAGCCGGAGTCCATCATATTGCGCACCAGATAGACCCGGCCCTCCCGCTCCAGAAAGCCCACGTTGGTGTCCAATCCGGCGGCCAGCGCCCGCACCGCCTCCGTATCCGCCGTCCACTGCTCCCGGACCTGGTTGTGGAACAGGCCGGCGCTGCCGTTTACCACCGTGATGACCCGGTTCTCCGGGTCGTCGGCAAAGCAGAACACGCCGTAAAAAAACCGGCTGTCCGACTGATACAGGCGGCTGAACAGGGCGGAGGACCTGCGGTACAGCATGGCGTAGTTCTCATCCCGCCGGTACTGGTTCCAGCCCTCCCGAAGCTCCGGGTCGTAGGAGGGCAGGCGGGAGGCCTCCACCGCGCTGTTCACCCGGTCGGCCCCCAGCTGGAGGTTGAGCTGGAACTGCTGGTACATGGCCAGCTCCTTCTGCCGGCCCGCACCGGACAGGAGATACCAGCCCACCACCGTAGCGGCGATGACCATGGGCAGCAGCCAGCACAGCAGAATGATGAGAGACATCTGCTGCCGCAGGGAATGTGTGCGTTTCTCCATACCGGTCCCCACCTTTCAAAAAACCCCCGCCTGCGGCGGGGGTCAAGTGTCATTCGATGTTCCGGCCCTCCAGGCCCAGGAAGCGCTCCATGCAGGCCGCGGTCTCCGCCGCCCGCTGGGTGGTGTCCATCTCGCAGAACACCCGCAGAAGGGGCTCGGTGCCCGAGAAGCGGCTGACCACCCAGCCGCCGTCCTTGAAATAGACCTTGCAGCCGTCGGCGTAGCTCACCTTCTCCACCCCGGCGCCGAAGTCGGGGAGCAGCTTGTCCTCCATCAGGGTTTTGCTGATGCGCTCCTTCTCCTCCTGGGAGAAGCGGTAGCCCCGCTCCACCATCTCGAAGGAGCCGCACTGGTCCGTGATCTCCCGGTACAGCTCGGACAGACTTCTCCCGGTGGTGGACATCATCTCCACCAGCAGGGAGGCGGCGTAGATGCCGTCCTTGCCCTGGATGTGGCCCCGGACGGTGAGACCGCCGGAGCTCTCGCCGCCGATGACCGCCCCGGTCTCCAGCATTTTGCCGGACACGTGCTTGAAGCCCACCGGGACCTCGTAGCACCGCTCGCCAAACCGGGCCGCGATGGCGTCCAGCAGGTGGGTGGTAGCCAGGTTGCGCACCGCCGCCCCGTGCCAGCCCTTGTATTTCAGCAGGTAGTAGTACAGCAGTACCAGAATCTTGTTGGGGTGGAGGAACTCCCCCCGGTCGTCGATGATGCCCAGCCGGTCGGCGTCGCCGTCGGTGGCAATGCCGATGTCGCAGCCGTTCTCCAGCACGAAGTTCTGCAATCCGATCAGCGTCTTGCTGTTGGGGGCGGGGAGCCGGCCCCCAAAGAGGGCGTCCCGCCGTTCGTGGATCACGTCCACGTCGCACCGGGCGGTGATGAGGATGGTGCTCAGGGCGGTCTTGGACACACCGAACATGGGGTCCAGCACCACCTTCAGCCCCCGGGAGCGGATGGCGTCCATGTTCACCGACCGGATGATGGAGTCGATGTAGGAGTTCATGGGATCAATGATCTGGATCTGACCTGTCCGCACTCCCTCCTCGTAGGGGACGGCGGGGATTTCCTCCCCCTCCAGGGCGGCGATGTGGGTCTCAAGGCTGGCGGTGACCAGCTCGTCGGCGTCCCGCCCGCCCTTGACAAACACCTTCACCCCGTTGTACAGGGCGGGGTTGTGGCTGGCGGTGACCGCCATGCCGTAGGACAGCTCGTAGTACTTCACCGCGAACATGATGAGGGGGGTAGGTGCCTCCCGCTCCACCACCATGCAGGGGATGTCCGCCCCGGCCATCACCTCGGCGGCCCAGTGGGCGGCCTCCTGGGAGAGGAACCGCCGGTCATAGCCGATGAGGAAGCCCCGCTGGGCCACCCCCTCCTCCTTCATCTTCCGGGCCAGGGCCGCGGTAAGCAGCTGGACGTTGGCCTTGGTAAAGCCGTCGCCGATGACGGCTCTCCAGCCGCCGGTGCCGAATTTGATGCTCATACAGGTTCGCTCCTTCCTGCTTCTATGTAGGGCGCGGCGCCCCCGGCGCGCCGCTTATCCGTAATGTGGGCTGACAGGGCGGCGGGCCGGGTCGTCCCGCCCTACAAAATCAACCCATGGTGGCCAAAACCTCGTTGACGCTCCCCGCATGCTGAACGGGGATCAGTCCGTCTGCCGCCTGACCGTTGCAGGTGACTGAAACCGCACCCTTCTCCACGCCCTCCGGGTTCTCCACTGTGATGTGGTAGACAGCCCCCCGCCAGATGCGGGTGACCTCAAATTTGTTCCAGTCCGCCGGGACGCAGGGGTCCACCAGCAGACCGCTGAACTGGGGCCGCACCCCCAGCATATATCGGGTGGCGGCGTAGTAGCTCCAGCCGCCCGAGCCCGTCATAAAGGGGTGCCGGGCCCGGCCGAAGGCGGTGTGGTCGGGACCCATGACGAACTGGCAGTAGGAGTAGGGCTCGCTCTGACGCACCTCTATTTTATCATTTTGCGCCGCCGGACACAAGGCCTTATAGAATTTCATGGCCCGGCTCCCCCGTCCCAGCACCGCCTCGGCGCACCAGGCCCAGGGGTTGGAGTGGGAGAAGATGGAGCCGTTCTCCTTGATGCCCGGATAGACCCGGGTGATAAAGCCGATGGCGTCGTCGGGCTGGGTGTAGCAGGGGGCGTTGAGCTTCAAGCCGAAATCGGTGTACAGAGTCTCGTCCACCGCATCCATGGCCTTCACCGCCCGGTCCCGGTCCGCCGCCCCGGACAGGACGGCCCACACGTTGCTCTCCAGGTGGACCCGGCCCTCCCTGTCGGTATGGGTGCCGATCTTCCGCCCGTCGGCGGTGACGCCCCGGAGATACCAGTCCCCGTCCCACAGCTCCCGTTCACAGGTTTGAATGACAGTCTGGCGCATAGCTTCGTAGTGCTCCGCGTCCTCCTCCCGGCCCAGGAAGCGGGCCGCGTCCACGAAGTGACCCAGGGCCCACACGTGGAGGAAGGACACCATAGCGCTCTCCCCGCCCCCCAGGTTCAGGCAGTCGTTCCAGTCGGCCCGCAGGCCCTTGCAGATGCCGTGGGAGCCCACCTGGGCGGCGGAGAAGTCCAGAATCTTTTTCAAATGCTCGTAGATCGTTCCCTCGCCCCCGTCGGCGTAGCCCACGGTCTCGTCAAAGAGGGACAGCTCCCCCGTCTCCCGGACGTACTCCACTACCGCCGCCACCAGCCACAGGGCGTCGTCGGCGCAGGCGTCGGCCAGACCGTGGACGATGGAGGCCTTGTCCGGGGTGGGGATGACGGTGGGGGACTTGTAGGCGGGCTTTTCGGGCTGGGGGCCGAACCAGGCCGGGTCAAAGAGGTGGAGCCCGTACCCGGAGGAGGTCAGCCCCTGCATCAGCTGCATGATGCGCTTTTTGCAGCCGGCCGGGTTGGAGTGGGGGATGGTCATGGCATCCTGGGCGGTGTCCCGGTAGCCCAGGCCGGTACGCCCCCCCACCTCGATGAAGGAGGCGAAGCGGGAGAACATCACGTTCACCTCGCTCTGGTACAGGTTCCAGGTGTTGAGCATCACGTCCATGTCCGGGTCGGGAGTGGACACCTGGAGCCGGGAGAGCTTATCCTCCCAGTACCGGGCCAGGTCGGCAAAGGCCCCGTCCACAGCGGCGAGGTCGCGGTACTTCTCCCGCACCCGCCGGCCCTCCGGCAGTCCGCCCTCCCCCAGCATCCAGACCAGGCGGGCCGACTCGCCGGGGGCCAGGGTCAGCTTTTTTTGCAGGACGGCACAGTGGTTGTTCCCCTTCTCAAAGGAGCTGGAACACTCCCCCCGCTCCACCGCCAGGGGGTTGGTCTCGGTGCGGTAGGGGCCGATAAAGCTGTCCCGCAGGCAGTCGA
It contains:
- the yhcH gene encoding putative protein YhcH; this encodes MIYDTLAHLESYRGIHPGVMKGLELLRDTDFSRMEDGRYEVDGGDLFFMLQSYDTKPVNDTPEAHKKYIDIQFLISGGELMGVGPLEEMDREVEARPEGDIWFYNGPLSRLLLAGDRFTVLWPGDAHAPGIALDGKPAPCRKCVVKVKV
- the chbP_1 gene encoding N,N'-diacetylchitobiose phosphorylase, yielding MKYGHFDQQKREYVIDRVDVPVSWTNYLGVEDLCAVVNHTAGGYLFYKSPEHHRITRFRPNGVPMDRPGHYIYLRDDETGEYWSVSWQPCGGNLADYRCRHGLSYSVYECSRGEINAAQTLFIPLGENVELWDLKLENPGDRPRSLSVYSYAEFSYHQIPIDNQNFQMSLYCARSRYEDGVIDYELFYEGAHQFMAASFAPDGFDCLRDSFIGPYRTETNPLAVERGECSSSFEKGNNHCAVLQKKLTLAPGESARLVWMLGEGGLPEGRRVREKYRDLAAVDGAFADLARYWEDKLSRLQVSTPDPDMDVMLNTWNLYQSEVNVMFSRFASFIEVGGRTGLGYRDTAQDAMTIPHSNPAGCKKRIMQLMQGLTSSGYGLHLFDPAWFGPQPEKPAYKSPTVIPTPDKASIVHGLADACADDALWLVAAVVEYVRETGELSLFDETVGYADGGEGTIYEHLKKILDFSAAQVGSHGICKGLRADWNDCLNLGGGESAMVSFLHVWALGHFVDAARFLGREEDAEHYEAMRQTVIQTCERELWDGDWYLRGVTADGRKIGTHTDREGRVHLESNVWAVLSGAADRDRAVKAMDAVDETLYTDFGLKLNAPCYTQPDDAIGFITRVYPGIKENGSIFSHSNPWAWCAEAVLGRGSRAMKFYKALCPAAQNDKIEVRQSEPYSYCQFVMGPDHTAFGRARHPFMTGSGGWSYYAATRYMLGVRPQFSGLLVDPCVPADWNKFEVTRIWRGAVYHITVENPEGVEKGAVSVTCNGQAADGLIPVQHAGSVNEVLATMG
- a CDS encoding putative response regulatory protein, yielding MYKVVLIDDEAIITEGLQKVVDWEAHGCQVAALAQDAASGAQAIRRHRPDILFTDIKMPGEDGLTMLAGLKGEFPRMQIAVLTGYRDFEYAQRAIRLGVSRFLLKPSKMDELNEALDYMTGVLDRLPPEEEPQPQPGEEDPNSFLVRQAQAYIGEHYAQHLSLQDVAGHCYVSQWHLSKLLNKHLGQSFYDLLNAERVQRAKDLMEDPSLRISKVAERVGYADTAHFSRVFKKLEGSSAGEWRNTHCGR
- the melD_1 gene encoding Melibiose/raffinose/stachyose import permease protein MelD — translated: MGPTLYRKKAPLIAFLLPAFVFLILFLYYPFVQNIINSFSDITGLGAPAQGLNSPWYANYTALFTDPKLRTALGNTVLLTICTVVFQVGIALILALLVDSIRVGAQLFRTLYFFPIVISATALGLMFNLIFLYNGGMLNQLLMNLGITAENIDWKDPDHFLFTMFAPVMWQYVGFYFVILVTGLNNISQDLYEAAALDGCTGLSRVRYVTLPLLRNVLCTCLVLAITGSLKVFDLPWVMFGAGMPQDQGWLTGTYMYDQTFNRGNVDYGSAIAILIVVLGVLFSNIANRVFKPRNDI
- the pgm gene encoding Phosphoglucomutase — its product is MSIKFGTGGWRAVIGDGFTKANVQLLTAALARKMKEEGVAQRGFLIGYDRRFLSQEAAHWAAEVMAGADIPCMVVEREAPTPLIMFAVKYYELSYGMAVTASHNPALYNGVKVFVKGGRDADELVTASLETHIAALEGEEIPAVPYEEGVRTGQIQIIDPMNSYIDSIIRSVNMDAIRSRGLKVVLDPMFGVSKTALSTILITARCDVDVIHERRDALFGGRLPAPNSKTLIGLQNFVLENGCDIGIATDGDADRLGIIDDRGEFLHPNKILVLLYYYLLKYKGWHGAAVRNLATTHLLDAIAARFGERCYEVPVGFKHVSGKMLETGAVIGGESSGGLTVRGHIQGKDGIYAASLLVEMMSTTGRSLSELYREITDQCGSFEMVERGYRFSQEEKERISKTLMEDKLLPDFGAGVEKVSYADGCKVYFKDGGWVVSRFSGTEPLLRVFCEMDTTQRAAETAACMERFLGLEGRNIE
- the ngcG_1 gene encoding Diacetylchitobiose uptake system permease protein NgcG, producing MKKLSPAKAGTYAVLTFWALTTLYPFVWVILNSFRERGLIRKDSFSIPLPGNGFTMGNYGKAMERFDFGSAYMNSLIVSIAVTIAVVLIAGFAAYGLVRFRFKLRGVCYSLIMAGMMFPVFSTIIPVFRMEAAWGIASSGSRWLSLAAVILPQIAGNLCFAIIVLMGFIESVPMELEESAYMDGCSVFQVYFHIIMPAAKSSFATVAIFSFLWSYNDLFTQNFFLRTPREKTITLLLNEISSQAGVDYGLMAASVVLIVVPVLVVYVALQKHIIKGLTAGAIKG